Genomic segment of Oncorhynchus tshawytscha isolate Ot180627B linkage group LG13, Otsh_v2.0, whole genome shotgun sequence:
GGATTCATCCAAAAAGCAATTATCACATATggacaacaaacaaaacaaaccacattaCTCTGTAGCCTAATACATTCCATTATCAATGTAATTACTCAAGCTGTcgtgggtcgtattcattaggtaCCAAATtgaagaaaatggactgaaacaacTTGTTTCCATTTTTCTGCTGCAAAACCTTTTGCTCTGTTGAGTCCTAATGAATACGACCTTGTACTCACATTGCCCAGTCTGTGATGCAATCAATGCCAATACTCTGCCCCATTGTGTTTGAAATCTGAACTGCACCGTCCGCTATCGATCTCCGTTAACACTAATTTTGTCCTCGTCCTCCAATCAGGGACGGAAGCCAGGTTATTTCTCCTTCCTGGACCCGTTCTCTCCGGCCGTGTGGCTCTTCATGCTGCTGGCCTACCTGGCTGTCAGCTGTGTGCTCTTCCTAGCCGCCAGGTAGCTAACTACGCCACCTAGTGGGCTGGGGGACACCTCAACCTGCATATACACTGGTTAGAGTAGCCTGGTGGTCCTATATCTGTTGGCTatgcagcacaaacagatctgggaccagagaTTATACAAGTCTTCTTTCCCTCATCTACTTATCTAATAGAGAGAAGCGAAATGCAATTTTTGGGGACTTGTTTTCACTCAATAAGACACGATGCTAGTATGTGTGAATCATGTGTTGAGGACACAAATCATATGTCGAAGCTCATAGTCCACCTCTCTCACTGTCCACCTCCCAGGTTGAGTCCGTATGAGTGGTACAACTCCCACCCGTGTCCTATGGGGCGAAAGGACATGCTGGAGAACCAGTACACCCTGGGTAACAGCCTGTGGTTCCCCGTGGGAGGCTTCATGCAGCAGGGCTCTGAGATTATGCCCCGCGCCCTGTCCACGCGCTGCGTCTCCGGGGTCTGGTGAGTGTGGGAGGGGGGTTtttgggacgtgtgtgtgtgtctatctacagtatcaaTCTCTATATTTCTTCCTCCGCTCTTCCTCCACTTTACTCTTCTCTCAAAGCTACTGTTCATCAGATCAAGCAGATGGCAGTCATATACTGATGGGAATTATATTATGCCGCAGTATTACACCCAACCTCACCCACTTCTCACTCTAGTTTGTTAGCTCTGTTAACTCTGAATTGTCTTGATACTGCAATGCACTGCTCAGAATAAAACTGGGTTCAACCTAAAGGGTAAAGTAGTGCAATAAGTTACTTTTTTTGAAAACTATGTAGATGCTCAGACGATCAACAAACGTTTCATTATATCAGTGCAACAGCGTTTTGTGAATGGGAAGAGTTCAACAATTTGTCATTTTGACCTTGACCTGACAAGGATTCAGAAAAAGAGCAGAACTTTGAGGTGTAATAAAATGGGATAGTCTCCTGGACACAAATGAAGCCTATTTCTGGACTAGGGTTCTGGTAACTTACCCACATTTCCCAGGTTTTCCTGAAATCCTGGGTGGAAGATTCCAAGAATCAGGAAGGAATAACTACTGAAAAAGCAGGAAATGGAACCAGGATTTTTTGAAAAAATGGCATTTTGGGAAAGGTACCATAATTCTGCCACCATATTCTGGACAACAACTAAGATCCTATTGTAAGGgttgtcgtcggtggaagaaggatcggaccaaagcgcagcgtggtaagtcttCACGATGATATTTAATtgaaacgaactgaacactgaggtgggcgtctgtccacggtggcagctctggcgcgggacgtggaccccacttcaccacagtttttgtccgcctcctcaaccgCCCCCGTGGCCTCTtacgagcggcgaccctcgccgccgacctccgactggggaccctagccatgggtcccgaatggacgggagactccggcagcgtcggacaggcgggagactccggcggcaccggataggcgggagactccggcagcgccggacaggcgggagactctggcggctcctggctggctgacggctctggcggctcctagctggatggcggctctggcggctcctggctggatggcggctctggcggctcctggctggctggcggctctggcggctcctggctggctggcggctctggcggctcctggctggcggacggctctggcggctcaagacagacgggagactttggcggctcaggacagacggaagactctggcggctcaggaaacgggagactctggcggtgctgggcaggagaaaggctctagcagcgctggacaggcgggagcacctgtcgggggaagacggagagacagcctggtgcggggggctgccaccggagggctggtgtttggaggtggcaccggatagaccggaccgtgcaggcgcactggagctcttgagcaccgagcctgcccaaccttacctggttgaatgctacctgtagccaggccagtgctcCCTCATATcgctggctcctctctccggctgcctctgctctccaaGCTGCCTCCatctgttcccatgggaggcgatcccttccagcttggtctttttgtggtgggtgtttctgtaagggTTGTGGTCGGgggaagaaggatcggaccaaagcgcagcgtggtaagtgttcatgatgacaTTTAATtgaaacgaactgaacactgaaatacaaaacaataaacgatatgaacaaaacgaaaaccgaaacagtaccgtgtggcccaaacactcacacagaaacaaacacccacaaaccaaaagtgaaacccaggctacctctgagtgagaaccatactaggccgatcACAAAAAccaacagactgcccaccccaactcacgccctgaccatactaaaacaaagaataaaataacagaactatggtcagaacgtgacacctataGGTATctttttttagtccaggactaggctagGTTTAACTTTGCCATAGTGTAACTCGTGGTAATATGcctgtcccctgtctctccatcccagGTGGGCGTTCACTCTTATCATCATCTCCTCCTACACGGCCAACCTGGCAGCCTTCCTCACTGTTCAGAGGATGGAGGTGCCCATCGAGTCTCCTGACGACCTGGCTGACCAGACAAACATCCAGTATGGTACCATCCAAGGAGGCTCCACCATGACCTTCTTCATGGTAAGGattgtatgctgtgtgtgtggggtgggggtgggggtgcagGACATGTAAACAGGTCATACATGTAtgtttagaattgcaggaaatctgCTTTAAATATGAAAAAGGCTCATTGcaatatgtgtagaattgcaggaaatttgctttaaaacagctaccttttctctcagcttcatggaaaaatgtgtaaaatagcatgagattagctataaaactgttaaaaaaaaatgtggttGGGGCCTTGCTCAGACGGGGGGGGTCCATTCTAAGCTGCGCTATGCCACTggtgcaggggtgtgtgtgtgtgtgcgtgtgtgtgcgtgtgtgtgtgagagagaggggatgggggttcATGTGTATGTGTTGGGGGTATCACAAAAAGTTCAAAACCCTTCTTGTCTTGCCATGACAACCTTCAACACACCCATCAACAGAACTCGCGCTACCAGACGTACCAGCGCATGTGGAACTACATGCACTCCAAGCAGCCCAGTGTGTTTGTGAAGAGCACGGAGGAGGGCATCGCCCGCGTGGTCAACTCCAAATACGCCTTCCTGCTGGAGAGCACCATGAACAAGTACCACCGCCGCCTCAACTGTAACCTCACCCAAATAGGTGGTCTTCTCGACACCAAGGGCTATGGCATCGGCATGCCCCTGGGTGAGTGGAGAGGGAGTGTTGGTCTGGGGGGTAGGGGAGAAGGAGTGAGGACTGCCATCAAAATGCCCCTGAGTGAGTgttggagagggtggaggagagagaatgagggaaggagagaaggatgggTTAGGAGGCATGCTGGACACCAAGAGTCACGGTTTCACACCCTAACCACCAAGAGCTCTATTCTTATTTGGTGTCATTTCCCTGGAACTTATCATGTTATTACACTTCTCTCATTTTATTTTGATGATAAACCTAAACGTAAACTTGCATGTTCTTGCTGGAGGCCCACTTTAACATCAAACCCACCTGGTTTAGATGGATTCCTGGCTATGTATTACAGCCTCGGGACATTCTTCCCCAAAGAATTCCCAGAATTTCAATACATCAAAGTAGGcctcagacatacagtatcacatTTCCCTCAAGGACTGACCAGGGATACGGTTCCTCTTTCTTTCATCATCATGCCTTTACATTGCCTTCCCGCTCAAAGGTCAGAAATAACTCACATCTCATCACCCAACATTTTCTTTTAAGAAGCCTGTCGCCATGGCTACAGTTGCTTCTTCCTCAGCAACTTTGATGTTACACAAGTAGGTGGTCCTCAGCGACAGATTCATTACGGACAGGCTTGGATCCTTGTTTTTTTGGGGGAAGTATGTATTTCCACGACTCCAGCTATGTGGGAGTTCTTTCGCCTTCCCTATTAGCCGGGGGTGGAATTGGTATGGAACGCTTGGGAACAGAGGTCCCACAGTGAAAATCTCAgggggaacattttgacatttaacATTTTGTTAGTGGAGATCCATCTGTGGAGTTCACAGATGGTTCCATCCCAGCTATCTAGCCTATTACTGAATATTAACAGTATGTCTGGCTGGCCTACCTTACAACCTCTGActtacatgtacagtataattGGTGTTTGTTgtatttgcacaacagcatggaTGCCAACCTCTAAGGTTACAGTTGGCTCACATGTAGTGCAGAGTCCCAATTataaatttctctctctctccctccctccatctcgctcACTCACCCCCTCCCTCATTTTCTTTCTCCATCACCACGTTCTCTACCTCTTTTTAAAGCCCTCTCTATTCCCAATCCTCTCTTGCTTCCTCCATCTTGATTCGATTCAATTCAATTAACTTTATTGGCACGATTTGTCACTATCTTTAATCGCCAAGCAATGACACAGGAAGTTAAATCAATAATGAGGACATGGTGATACACAATTAGCAACAGTaatgttgttctctctctctctttcactccttctctccctccttgtccatctgtccgtctgtctctctctctctccctctctcctttcctccctctctctgtaaccctctctctctttttctcccccaccctctatctctctccctcctccccctcttcctcaggCTCACCGTTTAAAGAGGAGATCACTCTGGGGGTGTTACAGCTGGCAGAGAACAACAGGCTGGAGATCCTGAAGAGGAGGTGGTGGGAAGGGGGGCAGTGCCCCAAGGAGGAGGACCACCGAGCCAAGGGTGGGTACAGCACCACCTGTGCCAgtagtttttatttgatttaacctttacctaaaccaggaagtcccattgaggtcaGAAGACTTCTTTCGCAATGGAGACCTGGCAAAGTACCAGCACTAATGTTCAGGGGCCCCCCATATCAAGCGTTTCAAAGTGGGCCTGCTCATCTGGGATCACTTTTTCCTTTTTGATCTTAATCAATAAGATTAGATGGACAGGgtggagctgatcctagatcagccctccTATTCCCGAGAGGCTTGAAAATGAATGGAACACTTGTGGGGAAATgaaataggaccctaaccctcacacaccctcacagcccagtatATCGTATACCTTAAGTTAGGCTAGTAAATACACAACTTTTCCATCCAGGAGTGGCTCCCTGTCAGGCCCTGTTCTTGGTAACGACTGCCCAGCAACCGCTGAGATAATGTTAATTTGTTCCAAACCAGCTCCTATGCAGTCACATTAGAATTGCACACGACTACTGTACACAATACCATTTGTACACAATACAATTGCTGACATTTCCTCAAGTAGTAGCAAGCACTTGTTCCTCAGATACTCATAAAGTCCATGTATTTTTGGTGTCGCAGAATCGTGGTATACAAGTGAATTGATACGTGTAGTCCATTCTATTCCCATCACAATGACTCACAGCTGGAAATGACATTTGTgttagatgtgtgtgtttgtggtgtgtgaatgtgtgttgggTTTATTATGCCTCATCCTTAAAGATGGATTCCGCAGTAGGAGGAAACTGAGTCACTGTCCGCCCCACCACCGCTGTTATTGTTTTGTTGACGAAGCATAGGTGACGAGCCtctcagggggagggggagaaaagcaGTACATATTCTGCTGTTCTATAGCGCATGCAATGATGCCTGAGGAGAAAAACAGTGTTGGTTTAAGGACAAAACAAATTTGGAAGATTTATTTGATTAGTGTCATGATTGCTGCATTTTACCAGGGGGATATAAATGtctacatggtgtgtgtgtttgtgtgccaaaAGCACATTTGGTTTTTGTATTTGCCCCTTTTCTGAAGTGTTTCTTATTTTTCATCTCTGCAGTTTCCTTTTGGGACATCTGCTAACCCTTCTCCCATTCCAAATGCTTAGATAGCTACAAGCAACAGACTGAACGATATAGACCCAGACGTAGCACGCTAGATGTTGTTTGTGGTTTGCATATTTGGCAGCCCCTGCAGTAAGACACATGTGCgacccaaatggcattctatccctatatagtgcactactttttaaccAGACACACTCGTTACAGTTGAGTCATCCATGGGATAAATAAGTGCCCTGAGGTTAAAGCAGGGAGACTTGAGCCTTTGTTTTGATACACTCAACATAACAAGGGTACTTGCTCAGAGCATTCTTATGAGACATTTTGAGGATAAAaaaaaccaacaaaaaaaaaccaTGTAAAACCTTCGTGTTGAATATTCTGTCTTCGAAATAGAACAGGAAGAGCTGAAAGGGATTTGTGTGGTTGATTGACTTATTAAGTCAATGAATGCAGGCTTGTTGAATCGTACACACCCAcaacaaatcaaatttgtcacatgcgccgtatacaacaggtgtagaccctaccgagaaatgcttacttacaagccctttaaccaacaatgcagttcaagaaatagagttcagaaaatatttactaaataaactgaagttaaaaaatgtaataaaaaagtaacacaataaaataacaataaggaggctaTATGCAGAGGGTACCGGTggtactggttagtcgaggtaatttgtacatgtaggctaggggtaaagtgactatgtacagataataacagcgagtagcagcagtgtaaaaacaaagtggggtgggggtcaatgtaaatagtcccggtggccatttgattcattgttcagcagtctcatggcttgggggtagaagctgttaaggagacttttggacctagacttgacgctctggtaccgcttgccgtgcggtagcagagagaacggtccAGGCCTTGGGTGACTGAAGTCTttggcaacacacacactccctgtagGAACATTAGGCCGCTTAAGGTTCACAGAGCTTTTCGCCCCCCTAAGGCTTTGTATCGAGAGCATGAAAATGACCTTATGATCCTGTGGAGGCTATTTCATCGTGTCCTGGGCTTTTTCTGTGCCCTATGTGTGTGCCGGGGTAATCACAAATATCTGTGTGCGTGTCGTGCATGTTTATGTTCTTACACACAGCCCTACCATTCCCTCTCTGTCCGTGTGTTCGAACTGTGTACATAATTCCTCTGTTCCTCCACAGGTCTGGGCATGGAGAACATCGGGGGCATCTTCGTGGTGTTGATCTGCGGCCTCATCATCGCTGTGTTCGTGGCCGTCATGGAGTTTGTGTGGTCCACCCGCCGCTCGGCAGAGACAGACGAGGTACGCCCTCACTCCTGCCCCGGCCAAAACCACAGACGCACTCCAGTAGGTTACTATGGCAACACAACTCCAGCCCGCCcgcccgctcgctctctctccctctctctctcgtgtggtgTGTAGTGCAGTGAGTGTTGTGCTTCGGCGGCGTCGTGTTGATGTGTAAATGGCTGCAAAGCAAACAGAGGGTGATGGTCGACGTCTGCGTTTTCCTTTCCTTGTCCTttgtccatttctctctctctctctctctctctctctctctctctctctctctctctctctctctctccctcgtctctctagCAGTCTCTGTCTTGAGGTATGTCAAAGCAAACAGAGGGTGATGATCTGCGTTTTCCTTTCCTTgtcctttgtttctctctctctctctctctctctctctctctctctctctctctctctgtctctctctctctctctctctctctctctctctctctctctctctctctctctctctctctctctctctctctctctctgtctctctcagtctctctccctctctctctctctctctctctctctctctctctctctctctctctctctcctctgtctctgtctctatgttttgTGTTGGTCATTGTTATTCCTCCCGCTAGTCCATTGTGTTGTTTATTTCATTGCCGTCTGGGTAAAAAGCTGTTTGTGACTTTCATTTGCCCCTACTTTATCTCTCCTTGCTGCTTTCTTTGTATTTGTGATTCCTGTCTCCGTTGTCGCTCCGTCTTTAGCTTCGTTCTGAATGTGAGATCCTTTTGAATGTGTGTCAGTGTCACTGGAGGTAGCTACTTATTTGTCATATTTCCATTGCCCAGAGGTCACACCGTATTTGAACAGTGCAACAAGTTTAGTAAACCTCGGAAGATTTTCCTCTGTCCTTCTCCCACACATTCACACGatcatccccttctctctttatctccctatcctgcctctccctctctctgttgttctctctccctctctctctcgctccatcttcctcttctctctcgccTAGGTGTCAGTGTGTCAGGAGATGCTGACTGAGTTCCGCAACGCCATCTCCTGTAAGAAGAGCTCACGCTCTCGGCGGCGGCGTCCCTTGGCCAGCCCTGGCGGCGTCTTGCGCCACCCCACCCGCCTCCAGCTGGGTGTCCCGAGACCCATCCGCCTAGTCCGCGAGATGCGCCTCAGCAACGGCAAGCTGTACAGCAGCTCGGGCCACCTGACTGGCGGAGGGGGAGCAGCAGGGGGGGGGTGTGGGGCCGTAGGGGGGGGGCCCTCAGACATGGGTCCGGGGCCACAGCGCCTCCTGGAGGACCCGCTGGGTGCCAACACCACGACACCCCCTCCCCCGCCCGAGGCTGCCACGGCGCCACCCTCCCGGAGCTGTGCCCATGTGCGGATCTGCCAGGAGTGTCGGCGCATCCAGAGCCTGAGGTCAGCATCATCCTTCTCACGCATCCCGCCCCACCTCGGCCCACACTCTTCCATGTCCCTGCCCCGTCTCACTCCACCCCCGCCACCCTCATCCACCAACACCGACAGCGAGGGGGGCGGCTGCGGCACAGCGAGCCCCAAGCGACCCAAGCCTAAGCCCACGCCCCCTCCGCGGCCCTTACCCCCGGCGAAGGCGCCCACCACAGACCTGCTGCTGGGGAAACAAGACtgaggagggacggagggatcGGACATGTGACAAGGGTCGAGAGGGTTAAAAGTCAAATGTCAGGGTTCAACAGAGAAACGTGTAGGAACGAGGAGCGGAAGGGGCTGTGAGCTTGTAGTGCATTGACACGGCAGGATCAAACCACTCTGACCTGTTTGAGGGGGTTATTCTCCAGGGCAGAATTTGCGGAGACACCAACCTAGTCAAGGCCGTCCTCCTAAACCAGGAGTCCTGCTAAGCAATGGATCAGGCTGTCTAATGAGTGGGAAATGACTTTTGACCACATATGACCGTTAGCTGCCCTTACGGTGCAGTGAGAGACCATGTGGTGACCGTTCAACAGTAAGCATAAGTGTGTTCAAGCTGCCTGGTTTGGCTTttgaccttctctctctctttcacttggATCTGATGGGAGGACTTGACCTATCCAACAAGCGCTGGAGAGATTCAGGGGACCATAGAGACTTCAAACACACAGAAACTCTTGCGTTTAAAGAAGTCGGTTCTCGCCAAGAAGATGCATATTTTTTTCCCCAGAGCAGCTGGAAGAGCTTGAACTTTGGAATTTGTGTTTTCGATTTGCTTTCTGTCAGAGTCTAACTCGCCTAATTTattttctatctttctttctttctttctttcgaaTATCTTTTTATTGTCGTCATTGGTTTCTTGGTCACTGTTTAGTTATTGACTTATGTTTTTGGTCTGTCATTAAAGATCCTTACGAAAGCCAATGTGGAGATCATGACCATTCGTGCGTAAATGAGGTCTCTTTCCCACCAGTCACAAGCCCGGGAACAAAGTTCAAAGGTCAATAGTCTAAAGAGGCCTTCTCTAAAACACATTCTGACAGTACACCCAGATCACAGGACTCAATATTACAGTCCATGTTTGCTTGTCAGAGTAGCAGAGAGTGGCCTTGCCTTCCACTGATCAACAAGCCAGTTTTGCCACAGAGTTTTAAACACAGAGTTAGTGTATCATAGCCCCATCAAATGACAACGCAACAGAGCTACAGAGCACAGTTAAACAACACGGTACGTTGCGAATCCTTCAAACAGGTCAGAATTTAATAAACTGGATATAAATAGCAAGAGAAAAGGAGAATACCAAACTCAGCACAAGGAATGACAAATGAGACAAAACGATGATTACATACGTACAAAGCAGGAGAAACGTAATGCACAGTCCTGTCTGGCCAATGGTAATAGGAAACCTGTGTCAATGTGTGTTCTGTGATTCATATGGGGGtcgtgtgtgtcgtgtgtgtgtgtgtgtgtgtgtgtgtgtgtgtgtgtgtgtgtgtgtgtgtgtgtgtgtgtgtgtgtgtgtgtgtgtgtgtgtgtgtgtgtgtgtgtgtgtgtgtgtgtgtgtgtgtgtgtgtgtgtgtgcatacagagGAAAGAATGGTGTCGAAGTGTATTTTGTCATATTtaatgctctttctttctctctcattttccctcAGATTTCTATACCAGTGCTAAATGGATTATTAAGGAAATGACGACAAATGTATATTATTACgattatattgttattattactactGTTGAAGTGTGGGGTACTGTAAGAAGGGCGTAGTCGTCTGATGTTAAATATATAGACACACAAAGGTATTTGGAATAAAATTAAAAACAGTATACAAACGTCTGAATCTGTTGTCGTTGCATATGTCCGTGCCGGTGTGTGCATGGACATAAACCTGATTTAATATCTAGAAGTTGCACTTTCCTGCTGTATCTAGTTGTGTTATCGGTGGTCTGTCACACAGGATGTTGTACACTGCACTGACAGACTCATACAAGTCATGAGATGCCTCAACAATACATTCTGTCTCAGTAGAAGGAGCTACAGTGCACTAGAGTACAGAATAAGAGTCATTCAGTCGGTAAAAGCGACAAGTAGCATGCTTTTTTCATGCTTTTTTCATGCTTTCTTTTAGTTCATTTTGAGGTCACGTTATGACTTTTCATGTCAGCTGTTGGTAAGATTACTGAATACATTATGACTGTTGCATTAAATAGGGGAGCTAAGAAAACAACGTTTCTTGATGTAGTCGGGGGATTGTATCTGTCTTGCCACTGCAGATAGTTGAGGCCAATATCCACGCCATCCACACTTGTAAAACCAATCTCTCTCAGGATACTGCAATGGAGAGGGCATACTGCCAACTGGCCCTTTGTTTGTGGTACTGGGAAAGAACATCATGTTCAATACCACCCTCAACCCCTCAGATGTGGTCGACTTTATCACTGTAGCATGGAATTTCAATGGTGGCAGTGGACTTGTACCTGTTGTCACTTCTGTGCCCAGAGGACAGACAGTTGAGGCTACGCAGGAAGTGTCATTGAATTCATCTGCCTGCATCCCAACGTGGACCTTTCATGACGAAAGATAGCAGGATTATTCCCTACTTTCAGGcttgtttgtatatatatatatatatatatatatatatatttatttatttattttttaaatattaaaaaaaaaaaaaatttaacgaTTACAAACTGCAATATCTGGTATTTTTTTTGCATATGTCTGTGTTTTTGTGGGCAAACATATTTTCATTTGGGACTGAGAGATTTTATAGATTTTCACAGTTCAACATCCCCTGGCCATCACTAGTCTAACACAGGATCAGTAGCGAACAGTGGAGTACAGCCACTCCACAGTGCTACTCTGTGCCACAGGGTGTCAGGCCTATAGCCAAGGCATTGAGGCAAACAGGAAAATATTTTTCATGTAAAGGAGTTCTTAATTCACCCGACTCCTTAAGTCACAGGTTATGAGATACaattaaagtcggaagtttacatacacttaggttggagtcattaaaacgtgatttttcaaccactccacaaatttcttattaacaaactatagttttgtcatgtcgattaggacatctacttcatgcatgacacaaattatttgcttgacatcatgggaaaataaaaagaaataaaccaagacctcagaaaaaaaattgtagacctccacaagtctggttcatccttcgggAGCAaatccaaacacctgaaggtaccacaaacaatagtatgcaagtataaacaccaaggggccacacagccgtcataccgttcagAAAGAAGACgagctctgtctcctagagatgaacgtactttggtgcgaaaagggcaaatcaatcccagaacaacagcaaaggaccttgtgaagatgttggaggaaataGTAtcttatatccacagtaaaatgagtcctatattgacataacctgacaggccgctcagcaaggaagaagccactgctccaaaaccgccataaaaaaagccagactacggtttgcaactgcacatggggacaaagatcttactttttggagaaatgtcttctggtctgatgaaacaaaaatagaactgtttggtcataatgaccatcattatgtttggaggaaaatgggggagggttgcaagccgaagaacaccatcccaaccgtgaagcatgggggtggcagcatcatgttgtgggggtgcattgctgcaggagggactggtgcacttcacaaaatagatctcaagacatcagttaaagttaaagcttggtcacaaatgggtctcccaaatcgacaattaccccaagcatacttccaaagttgtgacaacaaagtcaaggttctggagtggccatcacaaaccctgagctcaatcctatagaaaacttgtgggcagacctgaaaaagtgtgtgcgagcaaggaagcctacaaacctgactcagttacaccatctctgtcaggaggaatg
This window contains:
- the LOC112264812 gene encoding glutamate receptor ionotropic, kainate 5-like, encoding MPALPALLLSIYFLLLLLTMAPLSFTQAPALSSVRMAAILDDQSVCGRGERLALALARENINSIFEGQSRARVEVDIFELQKDSQYDTTDTMCQILPKGVVSVIGPASSPASGSTVSHICGEKEIPHVKVGPEETPKLPYLRFASVSLYPSNEDLSLAIGAILRSFSYPTASLICAKAECLLRLEELVRRFLISRETLSVRMLDESLDPTPLLKEIRDDKVATIIIDANASISYLILRKASELGMTSAFYKYILTTMDFPLLRLDDVVDDQSNIVGFSMLNSSHPFYLEFIRSLNLSWREGCDLSPYPGPSLSSALMFDAVHVVVGAVRELNRSQEIGVKPLSCTTPQIWQHGTSLMNYLRMVEYDGLTGRVEFNSKGQRTNYTLRILEKHRGGHKEIGIWYSNNTLAMNSTSLDINMSETLANKTLIVTTILENPYVMHKSNYQELRGNDRYQGFCVDMLRELSDLLKFSFRIKLVDDGLYGAPEPNGSWTGMVGELINRKADLAVAGFTITSEREKVIDFSKPFMSLGISILYRVHLGRKPGYFSFLDPFSPAVWLFMLLAYLAVSCVLFLAARLSPYEWYNSHPCPMGRKDMLENQYTLGNSLWFPVGGFMQQGSEIMPRALSTRCVSGVWWAFTLIIISSYTANLAAFLTVQRMEVPIESPDDLADQTNIQYGTIQGGSTMTFFMNSRYQTYQRMWNYMHSKQPSVFVKSTEEGIARVVNSKYAFLLESTMNKYHRRLNCNLTQIGGLLDTKGYGIGMPLGSPFKEEITLGVLQLAENNRLEILKRRWWEGGQCPKEEDHRAKGLGMENIGGIFVVLICGLIIAVFVAVMEFVWSTRRSAETDEVRPHSCPGQNHRRTPVSVCQEMLTEFRNAISCKKSSRSRRRRPLASPGGVLRHPTRLQLGVPRPIRLVREMRLSNGKLYSSSGHLTGGGGAAGGGCGAVGGGPSDMGPGPQRLLEDPLGANTTTPPPPPEAATAPPSRSCAHVRICQECRRIQSLRSASSFSRIPPHLGPHSSMSLPRLTPPPPPSSTNTDSEGGGCGTASPKRPKPKPTPPPRPLPPAKAPTTDLLLGKQD